Proteins found in one Pseudorasbora parva isolate DD20220531a chromosome 11, ASM2467924v1, whole genome shotgun sequence genomic segment:
- the LOC137092354 gene encoding ganglioside GM2 activator-like, which yields MKSCVSVFIVLFAANSFLLEGTSHFLSRKISKLTTVWGFSWQNCGKPNDPAQLKTLNVSPDPIPIPGQLTADVSGTTSVELTSPLSVNVTLEKEVAGVWVKIPCLDEMGSCHYPNVCDLLDQLIPPGQDCPEPLHTYGLPCHCPFKPGDYSLPKSDIYIPDVDLPGWLTNGNYKVQGVLGSSDKELGCLKISFALHSSK from the exons ATGAAAAGCTGCGTTTCCGTGTTTATCGTTCTTTTCGCTGCAAACAGTTTTTTGCTCGAAGGCACAAGCCACTTCCTCAGCAGGAAAATCTCTAAATTAACCACG GTGTGGGGGTTTTCTTGGCAAAACTGCGGTAAACCAAATGATCCTGCACAATTGAAGACTCTTAATGTATCTCCAGATCCTATTCCCATTCCAGGACAGTTAACCGCAGATGTGTCAGGCACAACATCAGTAGAGCTGACATCTCCTCTCTCT GTAAATGTGACATTGGAAAAAGAAGTAGCTGGTGTGTGGGTGAAAATACCATGTCTGGATGAAATGGGAAGTTGTCATTATCCTAATGTCTGTGACCTGCTCGATCAGCTCATCCCCCCAGGTCAGGACTGTCCTGAACCTCTGCATACGTACGGCCTGCCCTGCCACTGCCCATTCAAACCT GGAGATTATTCTTTGCCAAAATCAGATATCTACATACCAGACGTTGATCTGCCTGGCTGGCTGACTAATGGCAATTACAAAGTACAGGGTGTTTTAGGAAGCTCTGATAAAGAACTGGGGTGCCTCAAAATCAGCTTCGCATTGCATTCCTCAAAGTAA